A window of the Streptomyces sp. NBC_01351 genome harbors these coding sequences:
- a CDS encoding ATP-binding protein: MATVELRFSAQPEHVRTARLVAAAVARRAGVEEAVLDEVRLAVGEACSRAVGLHRSNGLTAPVRVVLTEEEKVFSIEVGDEVPGPGGGPAAAVPGIEAALDSDADGEDEMGLAVISGLVDDVEVTTGESGGTIRMSWPVSGASDLP; this comes from the coding sequence ATGGCCACCGTTGAACTCCGCTTCAGCGCTCAGCCCGAACACGTCCGGACGGCCCGCTTGGTCGCGGCCGCCGTGGCGCGCCGGGCCGGCGTGGAGGAAGCCGTCCTCGACGAGGTCCGCCTCGCCGTGGGCGAGGCCTGCTCGCGCGCCGTCGGGCTCCACCGCAGCAACGGGCTGACCGCGCCCGTCCGGGTCGTGCTGACCGAGGAGGAGAAGGTTTTCTCCATCGAGGTCGGCGACGAGGTTCCCGGACCGGGCGGCGGCCCGGCCGCCGCCGTGCCCGGTATCGAGGCCGCCCTGGACTCCGACGCCGACGGCGAGGACGAGATGGGCCTCGCCGTGATCAGCGGGCTCGTCGACGACGTCGAGGTGACCACCGGGGAGTCGGGCGGCACCATCCGGATGAGCTGGCCCGTGTCCGGGGCATCGGATCTTCCCTAG
- a CDS encoding sodium-translocating pyrophosphatase — MTGLFTPIAPDRTTDLAAAVLTDDNRLIVIVIAVVALAALVVAQILVRQVLAADEGTDRMKEIAAAVQEGANAYLGRQLRTLGVFAVVVFFLLFLLPADTWSQRAGRSAFFLVGALFSAATGYIGMRLAVRANVRVAAAAREATPAEGEPARDLTEVSHKAMKIAFRTGGVVGMFTVGLGLLGASCVVLVYAADAPKVLEGFGLGAALIAMFMRVGGGIFTKAADVGADLVGKVEQGIPEDDPRNAATIADNVGDNVGDCAGMAADLFESYAVTLVAALILGKAAFGDLGLAFPLIVPAIGVITAMIGIFAVSPRRSDRSGMTAINRGFFISAVISLVLVGIAVYAYLPATYKELVGVDNAAILNHSGDPRVLAVVAVAIGIVLAALIQQLTGYFTETNRRPVRDIGKSSLTGAATVILAGISVGLESAVYTALLIGLGVYGAFLLGGTSIMLALFAVALAGTGLLTTVGVIVAMDTFGPVSDNAQGIAEMSGDVEGAGAQVLTDLDAVGNTTKAITKGIAIATAVLAAAALFGSYNDAIATAVKEVGAKAGEMNLSLDIAQPNNLVGLILGAAVVFLFSGLAINAVSRSAGAVVYEVRRQFREHPGIMDYTEKPEYGRVVDICTKDALRELATPGLLAVLTPIAVGFSLGVGALGSFLAGAIGTGTLMAVFLANSGGAWDNAKKLVEDGHHGGKGSEAHAAVVIGDTVGDPFKDTAGPAINPLLKVMNLVALLIAPAVVQFSYGADSSPTVRAIVAVLAIGVIVGAVYVSKRRGIAVGEESEGGAAERVAQSADPATVS; from the coding sequence ATGACGGGGCTCTTCACCCCCATTGCGCCGGATCGCACGACTGATCTGGCTGCCGCAGTACTCACCGATGACAACCGGCTCATCGTGATCGTCATTGCGGTCGTGGCACTCGCCGCGCTCGTCGTCGCGCAGATCCTGGTCCGCCAGGTCCTCGCCGCCGACGAGGGAACCGACCGAATGAAGGAGATCGCCGCAGCCGTCCAGGAAGGCGCCAACGCCTACCTCGGCCGCCAGCTGCGCACCCTCGGCGTCTTCGCCGTCGTGGTCTTCTTCCTGCTCTTCCTGCTCCCCGCCGACACCTGGTCGCAGCGGGCGGGACGTTCCGCCTTCTTCCTCGTGGGCGCCCTCTTCTCGGCGGCCACCGGATACATCGGCATGCGCCTCGCGGTCCGCGCCAACGTCCGCGTCGCCGCGGCCGCCCGCGAGGCCACGCCCGCCGAGGGCGAGCCCGCCAGAGACCTGACCGAGGTCTCCCACAAGGCGATGAAGATCGCGTTCCGCACGGGCGGCGTGGTCGGCATGTTCACCGTCGGCCTCGGCCTGCTCGGCGCCTCCTGCGTCGTCCTGGTCTACGCCGCCGACGCTCCCAAGGTGCTGGAGGGCTTCGGCCTCGGAGCCGCCCTGATCGCGATGTTCATGCGCGTGGGCGGCGGCATCTTCACCAAGGCCGCCGACGTCGGCGCCGACCTTGTCGGCAAGGTCGAGCAGGGCATTCCGGAGGACGACCCGCGCAATGCCGCGACCATCGCCGACAACGTGGGCGACAACGTCGGCGACTGCGCCGGAATGGCGGCCGACCTCTTCGAGTCGTACGCCGTCACCCTCGTGGCCGCGCTGATCCTCGGCAAGGCCGCCTTCGGCGACCTGGGCCTGGCCTTCCCGCTGATCGTCCCCGCGATCGGCGTGATCACGGCCATGATCGGCATCTTCGCGGTCTCCCCGCGCCGCAGCGACCGCAGCGGCATGACCGCCATCAACCGCGGCTTCTTCATCTCCGCGGTGATCTCCCTGGTGCTGGTCGGGATCGCCGTCTACGCCTACCTGCCGGCGACCTACAAGGAGCTCGTCGGCGTCGACAACGCCGCGATCCTGAACCACTCGGGCGACCCGCGGGTGCTGGCGGTCGTCGCCGTCGCGATCGGCATCGTCCTCGCCGCCCTCATCCAGCAGCTCACGGGCTACTTCACCGAGACGAACCGCCGTCCCGTCCGGGACATCGGCAAGTCCTCCCTGACCGGCGCGGCCACCGTCATCCTCGCTGGCATCTCCGTGGGCCTGGAGTCCGCCGTCTACACGGCGCTGCTCATCGGCCTCGGCGTCTACGGGGCGTTCCTGCTCGGCGGCACGTCGATCATGCTCGCGCTCTTCGCGGTGGCCCTGGCCGGCACAGGCCTGCTCACCACCGTCGGCGTCATCGTCGCCATGGACACCTTCGGGCCCGTCTCCGACAATGCCCAGGGCATCGCCGAGATGTCCGGCGACGTCGAGGGCGCCGGTGCGCAGGTCCTGACCGACCTGGACGCCGTCGGCAACACCACCAAGGCCATCACCAAGGGCATCGCCATCGCCACGGCCGTGCTCGCCGCGGCCGCGCTCTTCGGCTCGTACAACGACGCGATCGCCACCGCGGTCAAGGAAGTCGGCGCCAAGGCCGGGGAGATGAACCTCAGCCTGGACATCGCACAGCCCAACAACCTCGTCGGGCTGATCCTGGGCGCGGCCGTCGTGTTCCTGTTCTCCGGCCTCGCCATCAACGCGGTCTCCCGCTCCGCGGGCGCCGTGGTCTACGAGGTGCGCCGCCAGTTCCGCGAGCACCCCGGGATCATGGACTACACCGAGAAGCCCGAGTACGGGCGCGTCGTCGACATCTGCACCAAGGACGCGCTGCGCGAGCTCGCCACGCCCGGCCTGCTCGCCGTTCTCACCCCGATCGCCGTGGGCTTCTCCCTCGGCGTCGGCGCGCTCGGTTCCTTCCTCGCCGGGGCCATCGGCACGGGCACGCTGATGGCGGTCTTCCTCGCCAACTCCGGTGGCGCGTGGGACAACGCGAAGAAGCTCGTCGAGGACGGCCACCACGGCGGCAAGGGCAGCGAGGCCCACGCCGCGGTCGTCATCGGCGACACGGTCGGCGACCCGTTCAAGGACACCGCCGGCCCGGCCATCAACCCGCTGCTGAAGGTCATGAACCTGGTGGCGCTGCTGATCGCCCCCGCCGTCGTGCAGTTCAGCTACGGGGCGGACAGCAGCCCGACCGTACGGGCGATCGTCGCGGTACTCGCGATCGGCGTCATCGTCGGCGCCGTGTACGTCTCCAAGCGCCGCGGCATCGCGGTGGGCGAGGAGAGCGAAGGCGGAGCCGCCGAGCGGGTGGCCCAGTCGGCCGACCCGGCGACGGTCTCCTGA
- a CDS encoding small secreted protein: protein MNKKLAAALSGGAVLMLVLSGCGGDDGDKKADAWAKKVCDQWQPELKKIEAANADIKRVATESSKPEDVQKTDSAAFGTMSESYKTMGSALQGAGVPPVKDGQKTLDAAVQGFESTSKGYADLKAKMDALDAKDQTKFAEGLKELAGGLEEATKGGKDALDQLKSGGLDKAMNSQKGCQVTAPTTAAS, encoded by the coding sequence GTGAACAAGAAGCTTGCGGCCGCGTTGTCGGGCGGTGCGGTGCTGATGCTCGTCCTGTCCGGCTGCGGCGGGGACGACGGCGACAAGAAGGCCGACGCCTGGGCCAAGAAGGTCTGCGACCAGTGGCAGCCCGAACTGAAGAAGATCGAGGCGGCCAACGCGGACATCAAGCGGGTGGCGACGGAGAGCAGCAAGCCGGAGGACGTCCAGAAGACGGACTCGGCTGCCTTCGGGACGATGTCCGAGTCCTACAAGACGATGGGCAGCGCCCTCCAGGGGGCGGGAGTCCCGCCGGTCAAGGACGGTCAGAAGACCCTGGACGCGGCGGTTCAGGGCTTCGAGTCGACCTCCAAGGGCTATGCCGACCTGAAGGCCAAGATGGACGCCCTGGACGCCAAGGACCAGACGAAGTTCGCCGAGGGCCTCAAGGAGCTCGCGGGCGGTCTGGAGGAGGCCACGAAGGGCGGCAAGGACGCCCTCGACCAGCTGAAGTCGGGCGGTCTGGACAAGGCGATGAACAGCCAGAAGGGCTGCCAGGTCACGGCGCCCACGACGGCCGCGTCGTAG
- a CDS encoding DUF7059 domain-containing protein, whose amino-acid sequence MSTTSLPTPDRATELRTALLDAGFTADGLLDLLGAPAYAALARSETVPALRATRGGGEGPLPSLVRLFLLQQPVTYAQAAAALPVEEALADGWLRRGGAVGGEDAVRATVDVRPYGGPDGEDWFIVSDLGCAVGGAGGIGSREEGVVLGVGGASTTLAGITVRIPVGSALDLGTGSGIQALHAAQHATRVTATDVNPRALEFTRLTLALSGAPAAELLAGSLFEPVGEATYDLIVSNPPFVISPGARLTYRDGGMGGDDLCRTLVQEAGAHLNTGGYAQFLGNWQHVEGEDWHDRVRSWVPRGCDAWIVQRDVQDVTQYAELWLRDAGDHRADPAEYERRYEDWLDEFEARKTKAVGFGWITLRRSDAAEPSIVVEEWPHSVEQPLGETVLAHFARQDYLREHDDAALLEARFVLAAEVVQEQVGAPGAEDPEHVVLRQNRGMRRATKVDTVGAGFAGVCDGSLSAGRILDAIAQLMQEDPIVLRDRTPEAIRMLVEQGFLEPVAGPGQ is encoded by the coding sequence GTGAGTACCACCAGTCTTCCCACGCCCGACCGTGCCACCGAGCTGCGCACCGCCCTGCTCGACGCCGGCTTCACCGCTGACGGGCTGCTCGACCTGCTCGGCGCCCCCGCCTACGCCGCGCTCGCCCGCAGCGAGACGGTTCCCGCCCTGCGTGCCACGCGCGGCGGCGGTGAAGGGCCGCTGCCGAGCCTGGTCCGGCTGTTCCTGCTCCAGCAGCCCGTGACGTACGCCCAAGCCGCGGCCGCCCTGCCCGTCGAGGAGGCCCTGGCCGACGGCTGGCTGCGGCGCGGTGGAGCCGTCGGGGGCGAGGACGCCGTGCGTGCCACCGTCGACGTACGCCCGTACGGCGGCCCGGACGGCGAGGACTGGTTCATCGTCTCCGACCTGGGCTGCGCCGTCGGCGGGGCCGGCGGCATCGGGAGCCGCGAAGAGGGCGTGGTCCTCGGCGTCGGCGGCGCCTCCACCACGCTGGCCGGGATCACCGTCCGCATCCCGGTCGGTTCCGCTCTCGACCTCGGCACCGGTTCCGGCATCCAGGCGCTGCACGCCGCCCAGCACGCCACCCGGGTCACCGCCACCGACGTCAACCCCCGGGCTCTGGAATTCACCCGTTTGACGCTGGCACTGTCCGGGGCCCCGGCGGCCGAGCTGCTCGCCGGTTCGCTGTTCGAGCCGGTCGGCGAGGCCACGTACGACCTGATCGTGTCGAACCCGCCGTTCGTGATCTCCCCCGGCGCCCGGCTCACGTACCGGGACGGCGGCATGGGTGGCGACGACCTGTGCCGGACCCTGGTCCAGGAGGCCGGTGCGCACCTCAACACCGGCGGGTACGCGCAGTTCCTCGGCAACTGGCAGCACGTGGAGGGCGAGGACTGGCACGACCGGGTCCGCTCCTGGGTGCCGCGCGGCTGCGACGCCTGGATCGTGCAGCGTGACGTGCAGGACGTGACGCAGTACGCGGAGCTGTGGCTGCGCGACGCGGGCGACCACCGTGCGGACCCCGCCGAGTACGAGCGGCGCTACGAGGACTGGCTGGACGAGTTCGAGGCCCGCAAGACCAAGGCCGTCGGCTTTGGATGGATCACCCTGCGCCGTTCGGATGCGGCCGAGCCCTCGATCGTGGTCGAGGAGTGGCCGCACTCGGTGGAGCAGCCGCTCGGCGAGACCGTCCTGGCCCACTTCGCCCGACAGGACTATCTGCGCGAGCACGATGACGCGGCCCTGCTGGAAGCCCGTTTCGTGCTGGCGGCGGAGGTGGTCCAGGAGCAGGTCGGTGCGCCCGGCGCGGAGGATCCGGAACACGTGGTGCTGCGGCAGAACCGCGGGATGCGGCGTGCGACCAAGGTCGACACCGTGGGCGCGGGCTTCGCGGGAGTGTGTGACGGCTCACTGAGCGCGGGCCGGATCCTCGACGCGATCGCCCAGCTCATGCAGGAGGACCCGATCGTGCTGCGCGACCGTACGCCGGAGGCGATCCGGATGCTGGTCGAGCAGGGCTTCCTGGAACCCGTGGCGGGCCCCGGTCAGTAG
- the topA gene encoding type I DNA topoisomerase: MSPTSETAKGGRRLVIVESPAKAKTIKGYLGPGYVVEASVGHIRDLPSGAAEVPDKYTGEVRRLGVDVEHDFAPIYVVNADKKAQVRKLKDLLAESDELFLATDEDREGEAIAWHLQEVLKPKVPVHRMVFHEITKDAIRDAVANPRELNQRMVDAQETRRILDRLYGYEVSPVLWKKVMPKLSAGRVQSVATRMVVEKERERIAFRSAEYWDLTGTFATGRAGDASDPSTLVARLNTVDGKRVAQGRDFGSTGQLKGEVLHLDEANARALAAALENASFAVRSVDSKPYRRSPYAPFRTTTLQQEASRKLGFGAKATMQVAQKLYENGFITYMRTDSTTLSDTAVSAARAQVTQLYGTDYLPEKPRVYAGKVKNAQEAHEAIRPSGDRFRTPAETGLTGDQFRLYELIWKRTVASQMKDAVGNSVTVKIGGRASDGRDAEFSASGKTITFHGFMKAYVEGADDPNAELDDREKRLPQVAEGDALAAEQITVDGHATKPPARYTEASLVKELEEREIGRPSTYASIIGTILDRGYVFKKGTALVPSFLSFAVVNLLETHFGRLVDYDFTAKMEDDLDRIARGEAQSVPWLKRFYFGSEDASEVVPADGDALGGLKELVTDLGAIDAREISSFPVGGDIVLRVGRYGPYVERGEKDAEGHQRADVPDDMAPDELTVEYAEELFAKPSGEFELGADPVSGNQIVAKDGRYGPYVTEILPEGTPKTGKNAVKPRTASLFQSMSLDTVTLDEALKLMSLPRVVGADAEGVEITAQNGRYGPYLKKGTDSRSLETEDQLFAITLDEALAIYAQPKQRGRAAAKPPLKELGTDPVSEKPVVVKDGRFGPYVTDGETNATLRRDDDVETITPERGYELLAEKRAKGPAKKVTKKAPAKKAPAKKATATKTAAAKKTAAKKTTATAAKKTTAKKTVAKKAAAAPADE; encoded by the coding sequence TTGTCCCCGACTAGCGAGACCGCAAAGGGCGGCCGCCGACTCGTCATCGTCGAGTCCCCTGCCAAGGCGAAGACGATCAAGGGCTACCTCGGCCCGGGATACGTCGTCGAGGCGAGCGTCGGGCACATCCGCGACCTCCCGAGCGGCGCGGCCGAGGTTCCCGACAAGTACACCGGCGAGGTCCGCCGTCTCGGCGTCGACGTCGAACACGACTTCGCGCCGATCTACGTCGTCAACGCGGACAAGAAGGCCCAGGTCAGGAAGCTCAAGGACCTGCTGGCCGAGTCCGACGAACTCTTCCTCGCCACCGATGAGGACCGCGAGGGCGAAGCCATCGCGTGGCACCTGCAGGAAGTCCTCAAGCCCAAGGTCCCCGTCCACCGGATGGTCTTCCACGAGATCACCAAGGACGCGATCCGCGACGCCGTCGCCAACCCGCGCGAGCTGAACCAGCGCATGGTCGACGCCCAGGAGACCCGCCGCATCCTCGACCGCCTCTACGGCTACGAGGTCTCGCCGGTCCTGTGGAAGAAGGTCATGCCGAAGCTGTCGGCGGGCCGCGTCCAGTCGGTGGCCACGCGCATGGTCGTCGAGAAGGAGCGCGAGCGCATCGCCTTCCGCTCCGCCGAGTACTGGGACCTGACCGGCACCTTCGCCACCGGCCGCGCCGGTGACGCCTCCGACCCCTCCACGCTGGTCGCCCGCCTGAACACGGTGGACGGCAAGCGCGTCGCGCAGGGCCGTGACTTCGGCTCGACCGGGCAGCTCAAGGGCGAGGTGCTGCACCTCGACGAGGCGAACGCCCGGGCGCTCGCCGCCGCCCTGGAGAACGCCTCGTTCGCCGTCCGGTCGGTCGACTCCAAGCCGTACCGCCGCTCCCCGTACGCCCCGTTCCGTACGACGACGCTCCAGCAGGAGGCCTCGCGCAAGCTGGGCTTCGGTGCGAAGGCGACGATGCAGGTGGCGCAGAAGCTGTACGAGAACGGCTTCATCACCTACATGCGTACGGACTCCACGACGCTGTCCGACACCGCGGTGTCGGCGGCGCGCGCGCAGGTCACGCAGCTCTACGGGACCGACTACCTGCCGGAGAAGCCGCGCGTCTACGCGGGCAAGGTCAAGAACGCGCAGGAGGCGCACGAGGCGATCCGGCCTTCGGGTGATCGTTTCCGCACTCCGGCCGAGACGGGTCTGACCGGCGACCAGTTCCGCCTGTACGAGCTGATCTGGAAGCGGACCGTCGCCTCCCAGATGAAGGACGCGGTCGGCAACTCGGTCACCGTCAAGATCGGCGGCCGCGCCTCCGACGGCCGGGACGCCGAGTTCAGCGCCTCCGGCAAGACGATCACGTTCCACGGCTTCATGAAGGCGTACGTCGAGGGCGCGGACGACCCGAACGCCGAGCTCGACGACCGCGAGAAGCGGCTGCCGCAGGTCGCGGAGGGCGACGCGCTCGCCGCCGAGCAGATCACGGTGGACGGCCACGCCACCAAGCCGCCGGCCCGCTACACCGAGGCCTCGCTGGTCAAGGAGCTGGAGGAGCGGGAGATCGGCCGTCCGTCGACGTACGCGTCGATCATCGGCACGATCCTCGACCGCGGATACGTCTTCAAGAAGGGCACCGCGCTGGTGCCCTCGTTCCTCTCCTTCGCCGTCGTCAACCTGCTGGAGACGCACTTCGGCCGGCTCGTCGACTACGACTTCACGGCGAAGATGGAGGACGACCTCGACCGCATCGCGCGGGGCGAGGCCCAGTCCGTGCCGTGGCTCAAGCGGTTCTACTTCGGCTCGGAGGACGCGTCCGAGGTCGTACCGGCCGACGGCGACGCGCTCGGCGGTCTGAAGGAGCTGGTCACGGACCTGGGCGCGATCGACGCCCGGGAGATCTCCTCCTTCCCGGTCGGCGGGGACATCGTGCTGCGCGTCGGCCGCTACGGGCCGTACGTGGAGCGGGGCGAGAAGGACGCGGAGGGCCACCAGCGGGCCGACGTACCGGACGACATGGCTCCGGACGAGCTGACGGTCGAGTACGCGGAGGAGCTCTTCGCGAAGCCGAGCGGTGAGTTCGAGCTGGGCGCCGACCCGGTGAGCGGGAACCAGATCGTCGCGAAGGACGGCCGCTACGGGCCGTACGTGACGGAGATCCTGCCGGAGGGCACGCCGAAGACGGGCAAGAACGCGGTGAAGCCGCGGACGGCCTCGCTCTTCCAGTCGATGTCCCTGGACACGGTGACCCTCGACGAAGCCCTGAAGCTGATGTCGCTGCCGCGCGTGGTCGGCGCGGACGCGGAGGGCGTGGAGATCACGGCCCAGAACGGCCGCTACGGCCCGTACCTGAAGAAGGGCACGGACTCGCGCTCGCTGGAGACCGAGGACCAGCTCTTCGCGATCACGCTGGACGAGGCCCTGGCGATCTACGCGCAGCCGAAGCAGCGGGGCCGGGCGGCGGCCAAGCCGCCGCTGAAGGAACTGGGCACCGACCCGGTCAGCGAGAAGCCGGTCGTGGTCAAGGACGGCCGCTTCGGGCCGTACGTGACGGACGGCGAGACGAACGCGACGCTGCGGCGGGACGACGACGTCGAGACCATCACGCCGGAGCGGGGCTACGAGCTGCTCGCGGAGAAGCGGGCGAAGGGCCCGGCCAAGAAGGTGACGAAGAAGGCCCCCGCCAAGAAGGCCCCGGCGAAGAAGGCGACCGCGACGAAGACCGCCGCGGCGAAGAAGACGGCGGCAAAGAAGACCACCGCGACGGCCGCGAAGAAGACCACGGCCAAGAAGACGGTGGCGAAGAAGGCGGCTGCCGCCCCGGCGGACGAGTAA